Proteins co-encoded in one Chaetodon auriga isolate fChaAug3 chromosome 9, fChaAug3.hap1, whole genome shotgun sequence genomic window:
- the grxcr1a gene encoding glutaredoxin domain-containing cysteine-rich protein 1 — protein sequence MEGTMLTAGQEKPQKRVRFRVASGNSGRVLKEMFKDEGPSDSLDSDCTSSSDAERASSPSTSGDVQGHLYGYLGSELDDSECEPDDLLMYAGATKDWMFTTKRVNILSKNGTVRGVKHKVSAGQTLFENLPSSNSVALPLEFGRIVIYTTSFRVVRTTFERCELVRKIFQNHRVKFVEKNIALDCEYGKDLEERCKRVGEPPSLPVVFIDGHYLGGAEKILGMNESGELQDLLTKIERVQHPQTCQTCGGFAFIPCPMCHGSKMSVFRNCFTDSFKALKCTSCNENGLQPCVSCSQ from the exons ATGGAGGGGACAATGCTGACAGCAGGGCAGGAGAAGCCACAGAAGCGGGTGAGGTTCCGCGTGGCTTCGGGGAACAGCGGCCGGGTGCTGAAGGAGATGTTCAAGGATGAGGGGCCTTCAGACTCCCTGGATTCAGACTGCACCAGCAGCTCTGACGCCGAACGGGCCAGCAGCCCCTCTACAAGCGGAGACGTGCAGGGACACCTGTATGGATACCTGGGCTCCGAGCTGGATGACAGCGAGTGTGAGCCTGATGATCTGCTCATGTACGCAGGGGCCACCAAGGACTGGATGTTCACCACCAAGAGGGTCAACATACTCAGCAAAAATGGGACTGTGAGAGGGGTCAAGCACAAAGTCAGCGCAGGTCAGACGCTGTTTGAAAACCTTCCCAGTTCCAACAGT GTGGCGTTACCTCTTGAATTTGGGCGCATAGTGATCTACACTACGAGTTTCCGTGTGGTGAGGACGACCTTTGAGCGCTGCGAGCTGGTGCGGAAGATCTTCCAGAACCACAGGGTGAAGTTTGTGGAGAAGAACATCGCCCTGGACTGCGAGTACGGGAAGGACTTGGAGGAGCGGTGCAAACGTGTGGGAGAACCTCCTTCTTTACCGGTGGTGTTCATTGATGGACACTATCTTGGG GGTGCAGAGAAAATACTTGGCATGAATGAATCAGGGGAGCTTCAAGATCTTCTGACAAAAATCGAG AGGGTGCAGCATCCCCAGACGTGCCAGACCTGTGGGGGCTTTGCCTTCATCCCGTGCCCCATGTGCCATGGCAGCAAGATGTCCGTGTTTCGCAACTGCTTCACGGATTCCTTCAAAGCCCTCAAGTGCACTTCCTGCAACGAGAACGGCCTGCAGCCAtgtgtgagctgcagccagTGA